One part of the Aurantibacillus circumpalustris genome encodes these proteins:
- a CDS encoding class I SAM-dependent methyltransferase, which produces MENAEWYVNWFNSPYYHLLYNNRNYTEANFFIDNLCNNLKLVPDSTIWDLACGKGRHSIALNKKGFHVIGTDLSVNSITEASKCINLTLEFFVHDMRQPFKVNYFDAVFNLFTSIGYFKDVNDNSEVFKNAELALKKDGVFVIDFFNSNKVISSFKSEYHEQRGEIAFEIKKKIENNAIIKHIEFNENGKNFYFEETVSLLQKTDFENFAKESGLKLEKCYGNYQLDPFDEKTSDRLILIFKK; this is translated from the coding sequence ATGGAAAATGCAGAATGGTATGTGAATTGGTTTAATTCTCCTTATTATCATTTACTGTATAATAACCGAAACTACACCGAAGCCAATTTTTTTATTGATAACCTCTGCAATAATTTAAAACTTGTACCAGATTCAACTATCTGGGATCTCGCTTGCGGTAAAGGACGCCACTCAATTGCCTTAAACAAAAAGGGATTTCATGTGATAGGCACAGACCTATCTGTTAATAGCATTACTGAAGCTTCAAAGTGTATAAATCTTACACTTGAATTTTTTGTGCACGATATGCGTCAGCCGTTTAAAGTAAATTATTTTGACGCTGTTTTTAATTTGTTTACCAGCATTGGTTATTTCAAAGATGTTAATGATAATAGCGAAGTTTTTAAAAACGCGGAACTAGCTTTGAAAAAAGATGGCGTTTTTGTGATAGATTTTTTTAATTCAAATAAAGTAATAAGTTCTTTTAAATCAGAATATCACGAGCAAAGAGGAGAGATAGCTTTCGAAATAAAAAAGAAAATTGAAAATAATGCAATTATCAAACACATTGAGTTTAATGAAAACGGAAAAAATTTTTATTTCGAAGAAACGGTATCATTGTTACAAAAAACCGATTTTGAAAATTTCGCAAAGGAGTCTGGTTTAAAACTAGAAAAATGTTACGGAAACTATCAACTCGACCCATTCGACGAAAAAACATCTGACAGATTAATTTTAATATTTAAAAAATAA
- the priA gene encoding replication restart helicase PriA: MQGPTYFVDVIVPLSVPNKYTYRVPNELNKEIEKGKRVLVQFGKTKIYTGIIYQIHEKAPKEYEAKYIEAVLDEAPIVTEIQLTFWVWISFYYCANPGDVMNAALPSGLKLSSTSHIQLNPDFNFEEIEHRFFTDREHIVIDALHVTPNLSFENLSEILEVKSVQPIIHKLLKKNAIVVYEDVKDKYKPKLQTFIKLSPEYNEESKLQETLNTLEKKAFKQAEALIYFLHLQQIKSEATNEWIKKSELLKKIDNVAINALVKKTIFIEDSFEVGRLLFEKSLAVNKKLSTQQESTYNATVKAFEKNKTVLLHGVTGSGKTEIYIQLIKDTLAKNKSVLFLIPEIALTTQLITRLRAVFGEIVGVYHSRFSENERVEIWNNVLSQKSKVESLESTVDGVDENKGNQYKIILGARSCLFLPYNNLGLIIIDEEHDNSFKQYDPAPRYHARDAALYLSTLHQANVLLGSATPSIESFFNTQQGKYELVKLENQFVSGGGTAIEVCDVNHYTGSNQMKASLTPPLFDAIENALAKKQQVILFQNRRGFAPYTECKQCGHVPHCIQCDVSLIYHKHSQKLICHYCGYSVTPPKTCSACGSNQLHYKGMGTEKIEEDIEILFPNAKIARMDLDSTRSKYAYKQLIDDFEGGNIDILIGTQMVTKGLDFENVSVVGVLNADSLLNFPDFRSFEKAFQMLTQVKGRAGRNNEIGKVFIQTTQIEHHVIKYITENRIDAFFSETLAERQQYNYPPFSRLFEVTLISKDVNEINHLAMELFVLLKPTFGDQILGPEFPLISKIKNQYHKHVLIKASKQQSATSVRETIYAALNNLQNNYKNWRYRVSIDVDPV, translated from the coding sequence ATGCAAGGACCTACCTATTTTGTCGATGTAATTGTTCCCTTAAGTGTTCCGAATAAATACACTTACAGGGTACCTAATGAACTGAATAAAGAAATAGAAAAAGGCAAACGCGTGTTAGTTCAGTTTGGAAAAACTAAAATTTACACGGGCATTATTTATCAGATCCATGAAAAAGCTCCTAAAGAATACGAAGCAAAATACATTGAAGCCGTTCTGGATGAAGCTCCAATTGTAACTGAAATTCAATTAACTTTCTGGGTCTGGATTTCTTTTTATTACTGCGCAAATCCAGGAGACGTAATGAATGCCGCTTTGCCATCGGGATTAAAATTAAGCAGCACATCTCACATTCAACTAAATCCTGATTTTAATTTTGAAGAAATTGAACACAGGTTTTTTACAGATCGCGAACACATTGTAATTGATGCTTTGCATGTAACGCCCAATTTGAGTTTTGAAAATCTTTCCGAAATATTGGAAGTAAAATCTGTTCAACCAATTATTCATAAACTCCTTAAGAAAAATGCCATTGTTGTTTACGAAGATGTAAAAGATAAATACAAACCTAAATTACAAACATTCATAAAACTTAGCCCAGAATATAATGAAGAGTCTAAGCTACAGGAAACATTAAACACTTTAGAAAAGAAAGCGTTTAAACAAGCCGAGGCATTGATATACTTTTTACACCTGCAACAAATTAAAAGTGAAGCAACGAACGAATGGATAAAAAAGTCCGAGCTGCTTAAAAAGATTGATAATGTGGCTATAAATGCTTTGGTAAAGAAAACCATTTTTATTGAAGATTCTTTTGAAGTCGGGCGTTTATTATTTGAAAAGAGCCTTGCGGTTAACAAAAAATTGAGTACACAGCAAGAGTCCACTTACAATGCTACGGTTAAAGCCTTCGAGAAAAATAAAACAGTATTGCTTCATGGTGTTACTGGCAGTGGAAAGACCGAGATCTATATTCAACTGATTAAAGATACGCTTGCTAAAAACAAGTCCGTTCTTTTTTTAATCCCTGAAATCGCATTAACCACACAACTAATTACACGTTTACGAGCTGTGTTCGGTGAAATTGTTGGAGTGTATCATTCACGCTTTAGTGAAAATGAGAGGGTAGAGATTTGGAATAATGTTTTAAGTCAGAAGTCAAAAGTCGAAAGTCTTGAGTCAACTGTTGACGGTGTAGATGAAAATAAAGGAAATCAGTATAAAATAATTCTTGGGGCACGTTCGTGTTTGTTTTTGCCATACAACAACTTGGGTTTAATTATTATTGATGAAGAACACGATAATTCGTTTAAACAGTATGACCCGGCCCCACGTTACCATGCAAGGGATGCAGCATTGTATCTTTCAACGCTGCATCAAGCAAATGTTTTATTAGGAAGTGCTACTCCCTCCATTGAAAGTTTTTTTAACACGCAACAAGGCAAGTACGAATTGGTAAAATTAGAAAATCAATTTGTTTCCGGTGGAGGAACCGCTATTGAAGTATGTGATGTAAATCATTACACCGGCAGTAATCAAATGAAAGCCAGTCTAACTCCACCTTTATTTGATGCCATTGAAAATGCTCTTGCAAAAAAACAGCAAGTTATTTTATTTCAAAACAGAAGAGGCTTTGCGCCTTATACCGAATGCAAACAATGCGGACACGTGCCTCACTGCATTCAATGTGATGTTTCATTGATCTATCACAAACACAGTCAGAAATTAATTTGCCACTATTGCGGTTATTCTGTTACGCCACCTAAAACCTGCTCTGCCTGCGGGAGCAATCAGTTGCATTACAAAGGTATGGGTACCGAAAAAATAGAAGAGGACATTGAAATACTTTTTCCGAATGCGAAAATTGCGCGAATGGATTTAGATAGTACACGCAGCAAATATGCCTACAAACAATTAATCGATGATTTTGAAGGTGGCAACATCGACATATTAATTGGAACTCAAATGGTAACCAAAGGGCTAGATTTTGAGAATGTAAGCGTTGTAGGCGTTTTAAATGCGGATTCTCTTTTAAATTTTCCCGACTTCCGTTCTTTTGAAAAAGCATTTCAAATGCTTACTCAGGTGAAAGGACGAGCCGGGAGAAACAACGAAATTGGAAAAGTATTTATTCAAACCACTCAAATAGAGCATCACGTAATTAAATACATTACCGAAAACAGAATTGACGCGTTTTTTTCTGAGACGCTCGCCGAGCGCCAACAGTATAATTACCCGCCTTTCTCACGTCTGTTTGAAGTTACTTTAATTTCCAAGGATGTGAATGAAATAAATCATTTAGCTATGGAATTATTTGTTTTGCTAAAACCGACTTTTGGCGATCAAATTCTCGGCCCCGAATTTCCGTTAATTTCAAAAATTAAAAACCAATACCACAAACACGTTTTAATAAAAGCCTCTAAACAACAATCTGCTACTTCTGTAAGAGAGACGATTTATGCAGCACTCAATAATCTTCAAAACAATTATAAGAATTGGCGGTATCGCGTTTCAATTGATGTAGATCCTGTATAA
- a CDS encoding ZIP family metal transporter, which translates to MNPLIAILCLMAPILLTGTIAFKISIQQTRLRLILAFSAAYLFALSIMHMLPEAFANSNVKLVGLFIVLGFVLQLLIDTFSTGIEHGHVHLHSSACKKHLPYGIIIGLLLHSFLEGLPIYDPTSPQNSNINYQLILGLAIHNLPITIAFVSLLKEHETSRKNWLLLILFSLMTPLGYMSSYTLQSFGLNNYELYSQAAFALVIGIFLHISTAILFETSDQHKYNIRKVVVMAGGIILAYIIS; encoded by the coding sequence GTGAATCCACTCATCGCAATACTCTGCTTAATGGCGCCAATACTTCTTACAGGAACTATTGCCTTTAAAATTTCTATCCAACAAACACGCTTACGTTTAATTTTGGCTTTTAGTGCTGCATATCTTTTTGCACTTTCTATTATGCACATGCTGCCTGAAGCTTTCGCAAATTCAAATGTGAAACTTGTTGGCTTGTTTATTGTGTTAGGTTTTGTGTTACAATTACTGATAGATACATTTAGTACGGGTATAGAACATGGGCATGTTCATTTGCATAGCAGTGCTTGTAAAAAACATTTACCATACGGTATTATAATTGGACTTTTACTCCATTCTTTTTTAGAAGGACTTCCAATCTACGATCCAACATCTCCTCAAAATTCAAACATCAATTACCAATTAATTTTAGGATTAGCTATTCATAACCTTCCTATTACCATAGCTTTTGTTTCACTTTTAAAAGAACACGAAACCAGTCGCAAAAATTGGCTGTTACTTATTTTATTTTCTCTTATGACACCGCTAGGGTATATGAGTAGTTATACATTGCAATCGTTTGGTCTTAATAACTATGAACTATATAGTCAGGCCGCTTTTGCTTTGGTAATTGGAATTTTTCTCCATATTTCAACCGCTATTTTATTTGAAACCAGTGATCAGCACAAATACAATATAAGAAAAGTTGTTGTTATGGCTGGTGGCATTATTTTGGCCTATATTATTAGTTAA
- a CDS encoding HesB/IscA family protein, giving the protein MITVSENAKNHAIDLIAKENHPEGTFIRVGVDGGGCSGLSYKLEFDHNLKEGDQMFEDKGIKVVVDRKSFLYLVGTELEYTGGLNGKGFVFNNPNASRTCGCGESFSV; this is encoded by the coding sequence ATGATAACTGTGAGTGAAAATGCAAAAAATCATGCCATCGATTTAATCGCTAAAGAAAATCATCCCGAAGGTACGTTTATTCGTGTGGGTGTTGACGGTGGTGGTTGCTCTGGCTTGTCTTACAAATTAGAGTTTGATCATAACCTAAAAGAAGGTGATCAAATGTTTGAGGATAAAGGAATTAAAGTTGTGGTTGACAGAAAGAGTTTTCTTTATCTGGTAGGAACTGAATTAGAATATACGGGTGGACTAAACGGAAAAGGCTTTGTCTTCAACAATCCAAATGCTTCACGCACCTGTGGTTGCGGTGAGAGTTTTAGCGTTTAA
- a CDS encoding peptide chain release factor 3, whose amino-acid sequence MTFTEEIKRRRTFAIIAHPDAGKTTLTEKLLLFGGAIQTAGAVKSNKIKKSTTSDFMEIEKQRGISVSTSVMAFDYKNYKVNILDTPGHEDFAEDTYRTLSAVDSVIMVIDCVKGVEPQTRKLLEVCRMRNTPVIVFINKLDREGQNAFDLLDEIEKELKIKVRPMTWPIGIGKSFKGVYNLTQSSLNLFEGDNKTTLGETITIKDINDPLIDKRVGSDFATQLREDVDLIDGVYDELNVQKYLDGQISPVFFGSAVNNFGIHELLDCFVEIAPFPKERDTDNGIIAPENPKFSGFIFKIHANLDPKHRDRIAFLRICSGKFERNKYYFNVREKKELRFSNPTAFMAQQKSVIDEAFPGDVIGLYDAGNFKIGDSLTEGASFQFKGIPSFSPELFRYVTNMDPMKTKQLQKGLEQLTDEGVAQLFTKKVDGRKVIGTVGALQFEVIQHRLKSEYNASASFDQINLYKALWISSTDKKKLDAFMQDRNAHIAFDKEERPVFLAESPWLLQMAQEKFPDIQFHLKSEF is encoded by the coding sequence ATGACATTTACTGAAGAAATAAAGCGCCGTAGAACTTTTGCGATCATTGCCCATCCAGATGCTGGAAAAACAACCCTGACAGAAAAACTGCTTCTTTTTGGTGGAGCTATTCAAACCGCAGGAGCTGTAAAATCTAATAAGATTAAAAAGTCTACTACTTCCGATTTTATGGAAATTGAGAAACAACGTGGTATCTCGGTTTCAACTTCTGTAATGGCTTTTGATTACAAAAATTATAAGGTAAATATTCTTGATACACCGGGACACGAAGATTTTGCAGAAGATACCTATCGTACACTTAGCGCTGTAGATAGCGTTATCATGGTGATTGATTGTGTAAAAGGTGTTGAACCTCAAACCAGAAAATTATTGGAAGTATGTCGCATGCGTAATACTCCTGTAATTGTTTTTATCAATAAACTCGATCGTGAAGGACAAAATGCTTTTGATCTTTTAGACGAAATTGAAAAAGAACTTAAAATAAAAGTTCGCCCAATGACATGGCCAATTGGTATTGGTAAGTCGTTTAAAGGTGTGTATAATCTTACACAGAGTTCTCTTAATTTATTTGAGGGAGATAATAAAACCACTTTAGGAGAAACCATTACAATTAAAGATATCAATGATCCATTAATTGACAAACGTGTTGGCTCCGATTTCGCAACCCAACTGCGCGAAGATGTTGATTTAATTGACGGTGTGTACGATGAATTAAACGTTCAAAAATATCTTGATGGTCAAATTAGTCCAGTATTTTTTGGAAGCGCGGTTAACAATTTTGGTATTCACGAATTGTTAGATTGTTTTGTTGAGATTGCACCCTTTCCTAAGGAAAGAGATACTGACAATGGAATAATTGCTCCTGAAAACCCTAAGTTTAGCGGCTTTATTTTTAAAATTCACGCTAACCTCGATCCGAAACACCGCGACCGTATTGCTTTTTTAAGGATTTGCTCAGGAAAATTTGAAAGAAATAAATATTATTTTAATGTGCGCGAAAAAAAGGAATTACGTTTTAGTAATCCTACTGCTTTTATGGCGCAACAGAAATCCGTTATCGATGAAGCTTTTCCTGGTGATGTAATTGGTTTGTATGATGCCGGAAATTTTAAAATTGGTGATTCACTAACAGAAGGAGCAAGCTTTCAATTTAAAGGGATTCCGAGTTTTTCACCTGAGTTGTTTCGTTATGTAACCAATATGGATCCAATGAAAACAAAACAGCTTCAAAAAGGATTAGAACAATTAACGGATGAAGGTGTCGCACAACTTTTCACTAAAAAAGTAGATGGAAGAAAAGTTATTGGAACAGTTGGAGCATTACAATTTGAAGTAATTCAACATCGCTTAAAATCAGAATACAACGCAAGTGCAAGTTTTGATCAGATTAACTTATACAAAGCTCTTTGGATAAGCAGTACTGATAAGAAAAAACTAGATGCGTTTATGCAAGACAGGAATGCTCACATTGCTTTCGATAAAGAAGAGCGTCCCGTGTTTTTAGCTGAAAGTCCTTGGCTTTTGCAAATGGCTCAAGAAAAATTTCCTGATATTCAGTTTCATCTTAAAAGCGAATTCTAG